From Cricetulus griseus strain 17A/GY chromosome 1 unlocalized genomic scaffold, alternate assembly CriGri-PICRH-1.0 chr1_0, whole genome shotgun sequence, a single genomic window includes:
- the LOC100755736 gene encoding speckle-type POZ protein isoform X2, with protein MSDDRTAERWGYTDFSVQKFSYSWTISNFGFLLQEIGEGIKSPTFSSGFSDNDKWCLKILANGIDEESKDYLSVHLTMLSCPKSPAWARFRFWIISVDGEKTNGMASPRFFKFTPKQHWGFKKFIHRDLLLFLESWLFPDNELTVFCEVDLVVQDSVINSGKSTVPGIQVPRYTLEDELGQLWENSLFTDCCLVVAGQEFQAHKAILAARSPVFRAMFEHDMEEKRIKRVEIQDLEPPVFKAMMDFIYTGKAPDLHSMADAVLAAADKYDLERLKVMCEDVLYMDLCVENAAHNLILAHRHSAGQLKTKTLDFITARASDVSETSSWKTMLVLHPQLLAEACSSLASTHSSLLGPPPKCLK; from the coding sequence ATGTCAGACGACCGGACAGCCGAGAGATGGGGCTACACAGATTTCAGTGTGCAGAAATTCTCCTACAGCTGGACCATAAGCAACTTCGGATTCTTGCTTCAGGAGATAGGGGAAGGCATTAAAAGCCCAACCTTCTCCTCAGGATTCAGTGACAACGACAAATGGTGTTTGAAAATACTCGCAAATGGGATCGACGAAGAAAGCAAAGATTACCTGTCAGTTCACCTAACGATGCTCAGCTGCCCAAAGAGCCCAGCCTGGGCAAGGTTCCGGTTTTGGATCATCAGTGTCGACGGAGAGAAAACCAATGGCATGGCAAGCCCAAGATTCTTCAAGTTCACGCCAAAACAACACTGGGGATTCAAAAAGTTCATCCACCGAGATTTGCTCTTGTTTCTGGAGTCTTGGCTTTTCCCAGACAATGAACTCACTGTCTTCTGCGAGGTGGACCTCGTGGTCCAAGACTCCGTCATCAACTCTGGGAAGAGCACGGTGCCCGGTATCCAGGTTCCAAGGTACACATTGGAAGATGAGCTAGGACAGCTGTGGGAGAATTCCCTCTTCACAGACTGCTGCCTGGTGGTAGCTGGCCAGGAATTCCAAGCCCACAAGGCCATCTTAGCAGCTCGCTCTCCAGTTTTCAGAGCCATGTTTGAACATGACATGgaggagaaaagaataaaacGCGTGGAGATCCAGGATCTGGAGCCCCCAGTCTTCAAGGCAATGATGGACTTCATTTATACCGGGAAGGCACCAGACCTCCACAGCATGGCAGATGCTGTGCTGGCAGCTGCTGACAAGTATGACCTGGAGCGTTTGAAGGTCATGTGCGAGGATGTCCTCTACATGGACCTCTGTGTTGAGAATGCTGCCCACAATCTCATCCTCGCTCACCGCCACAGTGCAGGGCAGCTGAAAACCAAGACCCTGGATTTCATTACAGCTCGTGCTTCTGATGTATCTGAGACCTCAAGCTGGAAGACAATGTTGGTCTTACATCCGCAGTTGTTAGCTGAAGCATGCAGCTCCTTGGCCTCGACTCACAGTTCATTACTTGGGCCTCCTCCCAAATGCCTGAAGTAA
- the LOC100756032 gene encoding speckle-type POZ protein-like isoform X2, giving the protein MSEDRAAERWGYTDFSVQKFSYSWTISNFGFLLQEIGDAIKSPTFSSGLFSDNDKWCLKILTNGIDEESKDYLSVHLTMLSCPKSPAWARFRFWIISVDGEKINGKISPRFFKFTPKQHWGFKKFIHRDLLLGLESWLLPDNELTIFSEVDLVVQDSVINSGKSTVPGIQVPRYTLEDELGQLWENSLFTDCCLVVAGQEFQAHKAILAARSPVFRAMFEHDMEERRKNRVEIQDVEPQVFKAMMDFIYTGKAPDLHSMADAVLAAADKYGLERLKVMCEDALCRDLCVENAAHTLILADLHSAGQLKTKTLDFITARASDVSETSSWKTMMVYSL; this is encoded by the coding sequence ATGTCAGAAGACCGGGCAGCCGAGAGATGGGGCTACACAGATTTCAGTGTGCAGAAATTCTCCTACAGCTGGACCATAAGCAACTTCGGATTCTTGCTTCAGGAAATAGGGGACGCCATTAAAAGCCCAACCTTCTCCTCAGGATTATTCAGTGACAACGACAAATGGTGTTTGAAAATACTCACAAATGGGATCGACGAAGAAAGCAAAGATTACCTGTCAGTTCACCTAACGATGCTCAGCTGCCCAAAGAGCCCAGCCTGGGCAAGGTTCCGGTTTTGGATCATCAGTGTCgatggagagaaaatcaatggCAAGATCAGCCCAAGATTCTTCAAGTTCACGCCAAAACAACACTGGGGATTCAAAAAGTTCATCCACCGAGATTTACTCTTGGGTCTGGAGTCTTGGCTTTTGCCAGACAATGAACTCACTATCTTTTCCGAGGTGGACCTCGTGGTCCAAGACTCCGTCATCAACTCTGGGAAGAGCACGGTGCCCGGTATCCAGGTTCCAAGGTACACATTGGAAGATGAGCTAGGACAGCTGTGGGAGAATTCCCTCTTCACAGACTGCTGCCTGGTGGTAGCTGGCCAGGAATTCCAAGCTCACAAGGCCATCTTAGCAGCTCGCTCTCCAGTTTTCAGAGCCATGTTTGAACATGacatggaggagagaagaaaaaaccgCGTGGAGATCCAGGATGTGGAGCCCCAAGTCTTCAAGGCAATGATGGACTTCATTTATACCGGGAAGGCACCAGACCTCCACAGCATGGCAGATGCTGTGCTGGCAGCTGCTGACAAGTATGGTCTGGAGCGTTTGAAGGTCATGTGCGAGGATGCCCTCTGCAGGGACCTCTGTGTTGAGAATGCTGCCCACACTCTCATCCTCGCTGACCTCCACAGTGCAGGGCAGCTGAAAACCAAGACACTGGATTTCATTACAGCTCGTGCTTCTGATGTATCTGAGACCTCAAGCTGGAAGACAATGATGgtctactcactctga